The following proteins come from a genomic window of Nostoc sp. TCL26-01:
- a CDS encoding SMI1/KNR4 family protein: MQEILSRMEIWFKTNLPEVLDNLNPGATDSDIEAFEHQIQVELPSSFKELYKWHNGQNHETYPGLFYGLEFLSLKEILRHWQVWAELFDEGINKDILGESASPGKVQLMYTNKKWIPFAYDWGGNHLGIDLDPGKKGKLGQVINFGRDEDSKYVFADDLQKFLEWFITQLESGNYLIIAEDEGAKDFSLKNPQSVTLLDYWK; this comes from the coding sequence ATGCAAGAAATATTAAGTAGAATGGAAATTTGGTTTAAGACAAATCTACCAGAAGTATTAGATAACTTAAATCCTGGCGCGACTGACAGCGATATCGAGGCCTTTGAGCATCAAATCCAAGTCGAGTTACCATCATCATTCAAAGAACTATACAAATGGCATAATGGTCAGAACCATGAAACTTACCCAGGACTTTTTTATGGTTTAGAGTTTCTCTCGTTAAAAGAAATATTACGTCATTGGCAAGTATGGGCAGAGCTTTTTGATGAGGGTATAAATAAGGACATTCTAGGTGAGTCTGCTAGCCCAGGGAAAGTTCAACTCATGTATACCAACAAAAAATGGATTCCCTTTGCTTACGATTGGGGTGGGAACCATTTAGGTATAGACTTAGATCCGGGAAAGAAGGGGAAATTAGGACAAGTCATCAATTTTGGTAGAGATGAAGACAGTAAATATGTCTTCGCAGATGATTTGCAAAAGTTTCTCGAATGGTTCATCACTCAATTGGAATCAGGAAATTATCTCATCATTGCTGAGGATGAAGGTGCTAAAGATTTTAGTCTGAAGAATCCTCAGAGCGTTACTTTATTAGATTATTGGAAATAA
- a CDS encoding M3 family metallopeptidase, with amino-acid sequence MSANTTITHHPLLQGAGLPPFTQIKPEQVESAFAELLAKLAQQLTTLEETVQPTWNGLVVPLEQLTERLNWSWGIVNHLMGVKNSPELRAAHEAVQPQVIQLINQLGQSQPIYHAFKELRAGEHWQTLEPAQQRIVTAAIRDAELSGVGLPQAARERFNNIQMELAELSTKFSNHLLDATKAFSLTLTTPAEVEGLPQSLLSLAAQAARAAGEENATPENGPWRITLDMPSYSPFMQHSTRRDLREKLYKAYITRASAGELDNKPLIERILALRQELADLLGFANFAELSLVSKMAPDVAAVQALLEELRSASYDAAVADLAALTAFAAAKGALEAADLRHWDLSFWAERQREEKFAFTAEELRPYFPLPQVLDGLFALVKRLFGVTVTPADGQAPVWHEDVRYFQVADENGSAIAYFYLDPYSRPAEKRGGAWMDVCINRRQVTENGVTSVRLPVAYLICNQTPPVDGQPSLMTFYEVETLFHEFGHGLQHLLTKVNYSGAAGINNLEWDAVELPSQFMENWCYERTTLFSLAKHYTTGEPLPEHYYQKLLAARNYMSGSAILRQVHFSLVDLELHSRYRPGGKETAADVRHRVAQTTTVLLPLPEDAFLCAFGHIFEGEYAAGYYSYKWAEVLSADAFAAFEEAGIDNEAAIKATGRRYRDTVLALGGSQHPMEVFRAFRGREPSTTSLLRHHGLLPSVA; translated from the coding sequence ATGAGTGCAAATACTACAATTACCCATCATCCCTTACTCCAAGGTGCTGGTTTACCACCATTCACCCAAATCAAACCAGAGCAAGTAGAATCAGCATTTGCGGAGTTATTAGCAAAACTCGCACAACAACTTACCACCCTAGAGGAGACTGTACAACCCACTTGGAATGGTTTAGTTGTACCTCTGGAACAGTTGACTGAGCGACTTAATTGGAGCTGGGGCATTGTCAATCATTTAATGGGTGTCAAAAATAGCCCCGAATTACGTGCAGCCCATGAAGCAGTGCAACCCCAAGTCATCCAATTAATCAACCAGTTGGGACAAAGCCAACCCATCTATCATGCTTTTAAAGAACTCCGTGCCGGTGAGCATTGGCAGACTTTAGAACCAGCGCAACAAAGAATTGTCACCGCCGCCATTCGGGATGCGGAACTTTCGGGAGTTGGCTTGCCACAAGCAGCTAGAGAGCGTTTTAATAATATCCAAATGGAATTAGCGGAGCTGTCTACCAAGTTCTCTAATCATCTTTTAGATGCCACGAAAGCCTTTAGCTTAACTTTAACCACCCCAGCAGAAGTTGAGGGTTTACCCCAGAGTCTACTCAGTTTAGCTGCACAGGCTGCCCGTGCGGCGGGTGAGGAAAATGCCACACCAGAGAACGGCCCTTGGCGCATCACTTTAGATATGCCGAGTTACAGTCCCTTCATGCAGCATAGTACCCGGCGTGATTTGCGAGAAAAACTCTACAAGGCTTATATCACCCGCGCTTCCGCCGGTGAGTTAGATAACAAACCACTGATCGAACGAATTTTGGCGTTACGACAAGAACTAGCTGATTTACTCGGCTTTGCCAACTTTGCTGAGTTGAGTTTAGTGAGTAAGATGGCTCCCGATGTCGCAGCTGTCCAAGCCCTACTAGAAGAATTACGTAGTGCGAGTTATGATGCTGCTGTGGCTGATTTAGCTGCACTTACAGCCTTTGCCGCCGCCAAAGGAGCGCTAGAAGCCGCAGATTTACGACACTGGGATCTCAGCTTTTGGGCTGAACGCCAACGAGAAGAAAAGTTTGCCTTCACCGCCGAAGAATTACGTCCTTACTTCCCTCTACCCCAAGTCCTCGATGGCTTATTTGCACTAGTCAAGCGATTATTCGGTGTTACTGTCACCCCGGCTGATGGTCAAGCCCCAGTTTGGCACGAAGATGTGAGATATTTTCAAGTCGCTGATGAAAATGGTAGTGCGATCGCCTATTTTTATCTAGATCCCTACAGTCGCCCAGCCGAAAAGCGCGGTGGTGCATGGATGGATGTTTGCATTAATCGTCGCCAAGTCACAGAAAATGGGGTCACTTCTGTGCGTTTACCTGTGGCATATTTAATCTGCAATCAAACTCCACCGGTGGATGGTCAACCAAGTTTGATGACTTTCTATGAAGTGGAGACTTTGTTCCATGAATTTGGTCATGGTTTGCAGCATTTACTCACCAAGGTCAATTATAGTGGTGCGGCTGGTATTAATAATTTAGAGTGGGATGCCGTAGAATTACCCAGTCAATTTATGGAAAACTGGTGCTATGAACGCACCACATTATTTAGCTTGGCTAAACATTACACAACGGGAGAACCTCTACCAGAGCATTATTACCAAAAACTACTAGCAGCACGTAACTATATGAGTGGTAGCGCCATCTTAAGGCAAGTCCACTTCAGCCTTGTGGATTTAGAATTACACTCTCGCTATCGCCCAGGTGGCAAGGAAACCGCCGCCGATGTCCGTCATCGTGTTGCCCAAACTACGACTGTATTACTACCACTGCCAGAAGATGCTTTTTTATGTGCTTTTGGACACATCTTTGAGGGTGAATATGCTGCTGGTTACTACAGTTATAAGTGGGCTGAGGTATTGAGCGCTGATGCTTTTGCGGCTTTTGAAGAGGCGGGGATTGACAACGAAGCAGCTATTAAAGCTACAGGTAGACGTTACCGCGATACGGTATTAGCTCTCGGTGGTAGCCAACATCCGATGGAAGTGTTTCGAGCTTTTAGAGGACGCGAACCGAGTACGACTTCTTTACTCCGGCATCATGGTTTGTTGCCTAGTGTAGCTTAA
- a CDS encoding Na+/H+ antiporter subunit E: MVGYLNLILRLVIWFLLTANFSVANIIIGVSIAFLLPGHPQTKESLKDWLRVLGEVIVAIPQAYIEAFDIMLHPHHYEEVTMERVKPNRTPGLIFLDIFLITFTPKTIVFKYHEQGWYEVHWVRRRRKT, translated from the coding sequence ATGGTTGGGTATCTAAATTTGATATTGCGACTAGTCATTTGGTTTTTGCTCACTGCCAATTTCAGTGTGGCAAATATCATTATTGGTGTTAGCATCGCTTTTTTATTACCGGGTCATCCTCAAACCAAGGAATCACTCAAGGATTGGTTGCGTGTGCTGGGTGAAGTCATTGTGGCAATTCCCCAGGCATATATTGAAGCCTTTGACATCATGCTCCATCCACATCACTACGAAGAAGTGACGATGGAGCGAGTCAAACCCAACCGCACGCCAGGTTTGATATTTCTCGATATCTTCCTAATTACTTTTACGCCTAAAACCATTGTTTTTAAATACCACGAACAAGGCTGGTATGAAGTACATTGGGTGCGACGCAGGAGAAAGACATGA
- a CDS encoding zinc ribbon domain-containing protein encodes MANISCPHCHQLVDSQALACPFCRTTLKAYGHPGITLHRVSGDGYLCDTCTYHTDDTCNFPQRPYAKDCTLYQNMTEFQAQVEQQRSASSFGATVKTWGKRNQALLLILGLLLMCLLITLLT; translated from the coding sequence GTGGCTAATATTTCTTGTCCCCACTGCCATCAGCTCGTTGATAGTCAGGCTCTTGCTTGCCCTTTCTGCCGTACAACACTCAAGGCTTACGGTCATCCTGGTATTACTCTACACCGTGTCTCTGGTGACGGTTATCTCTGCGACACCTGCACGTACCACACAGACGATACCTGCAATTTTCCTCAGCGTCCTTACGCTAAAGATTGTACGCTTTACCAAAATATGACCGAGTTCCAAGCTCAAGTAGAACAACAACGTTCCGCCAGCAGTTTTGGTGCGACTGTAAAAACCTGGGGAAAACGCAATCAGGCTTTGTTACTAATCCTGGGTTTGTTACTTATGTGCTTACTGATTACTTTGTTAACATGA
- a CDS encoding Na(+)/H(+) antiporter subunit B: protein MKWIYIVAGIALYVKMLVLPNAAFLPNFPIVESIVKDGGIPNAVTVIILRNRLYDTIFEVIVFTIAIMGVYFLLANEKPSSKVYRFTDQPSIVLARLGATIAALVSIELAIRGHLSPGGGFASGVAGGTAIGLIAITSSPEWMQAIYQRWHAATWEKVSVLVFIVLAVITLLGIELPHGEMGALISGGVLPLLNILVAIKVALGSWAVILVFIRYRGLL, encoded by the coding sequence ATGAAATGGATTTACATTGTTGCTGGGATAGCTCTGTATGTAAAAATGCTAGTCTTGCCCAATGCGGCGTTCTTACCAAATTTCCCGATTGTGGAATCGATTGTCAAAGATGGTGGTATACCCAATGCCGTGACAGTGATCATTCTGCGGAATCGGTTGTATGACACTATCTTTGAGGTGATAGTATTTACGATCGCCATTATGGGTGTTTACTTTCTCCTTGCCAATGAAAAGCCATCCAGCAAAGTCTATCGTTTTACCGATCAACCATCGATTGTGTTAGCGCGTCTAGGAGCGACGATTGCCGCCTTAGTCAGTATCGAACTCGCTATTCGGGGGCATCTCAGTCCGGGCGGTGGTTTTGCCTCTGGAGTGGCAGGTGGAACAGCGATCGGTTTGATAGCGATTACCTCTTCCCCAGAGTGGATGCAAGCAATTTACCAGCGCTGGCACGCTGCCACATGGGAGAAAGTTTCGGTGCTAGTTTTTATTGTTCTGGCGGTGATCACTTTGCTAGGAATAGAGTTACCCCACGGAGAGATGGGCGCACTCATCAGTGGCGGAGTGCTTCCCTTGCTGAATATCCTGGTAGCAATCAAAGTTGCTTTGGGATCGTGGGCAGTGATTCTCGTGTTTATTCGTTATCGGGGATTGTTGTGA
- a CDS encoding DUF4040 domain-containing protein: MNDSYIYVIIALLPLAAGMVVSQANPYSALVIRGILGAVAAMVYAILGAPDVALTEALVGTMLAITLYAVAVRSSLVLRLGVLQNNNDDALSDGTVAEHFEPLIADLRKIFSKHYMRLELVPYSNTQALQQALIDKEVHATCVTNPATSEDENHSYQTVIRVKRIYEIIQSELVSPVTSLTYLSIPNSAQEHISQLSPGEATSGRSV; encoded by the coding sequence ATGAATGATAGCTACATATATGTCATTATTGCCCTGCTACCATTGGCTGCTGGTATGGTAGTATCTCAGGCCAATCCCTATAGCGCCTTAGTCATCCGTGGCATCTTGGGAGCCGTGGCAGCAATGGTATATGCGATTTTGGGAGCGCCAGATGTGGCTTTGACGGAAGCATTAGTAGGTACAATGCTGGCAATTACACTCTATGCAGTAGCTGTGCGTTCATCGTTGGTGCTGCGTCTGGGTGTACTGCAAAACAACAATGATGATGCTCTCTCAGATGGGACAGTTGCAGAGCATTTTGAGCCACTGATAGCCGACTTACGCAAAATTTTTAGCAAACACTATATGCGTTTAGAACTAGTTCCTTACTCAAATACTCAAGCTTTGCAACAGGCCTTGATCGATAAAGAAGTCCATGCCACTTGTGTCACGAACCCAGCAACCAGTGAAGACGAAAACCACTCCTATCAAACTGTGATTAGGGTGAAACGCATCTATGAAATCATCCAAAGCGAACTTGTATCACCCGTAACTAGCCTGACTTATCTGAGCATACCGAATTCAGCACAAGAGCATATCTCTCAGTTGTCACCAGGGGAAGCAACTTCTGGGAGGTCTGTATGA
- a CDS encoding cation:proton antiporter subunit C, with protein MLEACVFATIFCGFFGIILKKNLVMKIISMDVMSTGAIAYYVLIASRNGLFTPIVGNVKNGAYADPVPQAVILTAIVIGFSIQALMLVGVMKLARDNPTLESHEIEKNNMP; from the coding sequence GTGTTAGAAGCGTGCGTATTCGCAACAATATTTTGCGGATTTTTCGGCATCATTCTGAAAAAGAACCTCGTTATGAAAATCATCTCTATGGATGTCATGAGTACGGGGGCGATCGCTTATTATGTCCTGATTGCATCACGTAATGGGCTGTTCACACCAATTGTGGGAAATGTCAAAAATGGCGCGTATGCAGATCCAGTTCCCCAGGCGGTGATCTTGACAGCGATTGTCATTGGATTTTCGATTCAGGCGTTAATGTTAGTCGGGGTGATGAAGCTAGCACGGGATAATCCGACTTTGGAAAGTCACGAGATCGAGAAGAACAATATGCCATGA
- a CDS encoding Coq4 family protein, whose protein sequence is MTNVINYNNDKGLLAYIKFLADKALQLGTGDPEPVFNFENALDQTEIAQLAVNELKKNPQINALFAERWLPAAFNLDDLAKLPEGTLGNVFAREMKIRGFDPDFYQKVPVVDDISYLKMLWRSTHDIYHVVAGFDTDGIGELGLQAFILAQTPIPISVMLVSFGMVIISLYQPTKFSDLMTEIARGYSLGSHTPEKFIAQKWDQLWDVPVSEIRSRLGMSNGKNSAPRSQKSELISG, encoded by the coding sequence GTGACTAATGTAATTAATTACAACAATGATAAAGGACTCCTTGCTTACATCAAATTTTTAGCAGATAAAGCACTACAATTGGGGACTGGTGATCCTGAACCAGTTTTTAACTTTGAGAATGCACTTGACCAAACAGAAATAGCGCAGTTAGCAGTTAATGAGTTGAAAAAAAATCCTCAAATTAACGCACTATTTGCCGAACGCTGGCTACCTGCTGCTTTTAATTTAGATGATTTAGCCAAACTCCCAGAGGGAACTTTAGGAAATGTCTTCGCTCGTGAAATGAAAATTAGAGGTTTTGATCCTGATTTTTATCAAAAAGTGCCTGTTGTTGATGATATTTCTTATCTCAAAATGCTTTGGCGATCTACTCATGATATTTATCATGTAGTCGCTGGATTTGATACTGATGGGATTGGAGAGCTTGGACTACAGGCTTTTATCTTAGCTCAAACGCCAATACCGATTAGCGTCATGTTAGTTAGTTTTGGCATGGTAATTATTAGTCTTTACCAACCAACTAAATTCTCGGATTTAATGACAGAAATAGCTCGTGGTTATAGCTTGGGTTCTCATACCCCTGAAAAGTTCATTGCTCAAAAATGGGATCAGCTTTGGGATGTTCCTGTAAGTGAAATTCGATCGCGTTTAGGAATGAGTAATGGTAAGAATTCAGCACCCAGGAGTCAGAAGTCAGAATTAATCAGTGGGTAA
- a CDS encoding monovalent cation/H(+) antiporter subunit G: protein MIDFFSYICIGVGLVFWFWGTAHLLGKRSLLFKLHSLSVADTLGSMTIIIGLLLKIPSEWPLLILAFISLAIWNTVLGYVLAYCSSGGGSNE from the coding sequence ATGATTGACTTTTTTAGTTATATCTGCATAGGTGTGGGACTTGTCTTTTGGTTTTGGGGAACTGCTCATCTTTTGGGCAAGCGATCGCTATTATTCAAACTCCATAGTCTTTCGGTGGCAGATACTTTGGGATCAATGACTATCATCATCGGGCTACTGTTGAAAATTCCCAGTGAATGGCCGCTACTCATCCTCGCTTTCATCTCCTTAGCAATCTGGAACACAGTTTTAGGATATGTGTTGGCTTACTGCTCTAGTGGTGGGGGTAGCAATGAATGA
- a CDS encoding cation:proton antiporter translates to MSTITIIWIALPFFLGFIIYLLPKLDKYLSLCVAFATVGYALQLFVEPSLTLKLLDNFGVILTVDQLSGYFILTNGLVTAAVILYCWQSHKTAFFYTQLIILHGSVNAAFVCADLISLYVALEVSGIAAFLLIAYPRTDRSIWVGLRYLFVSNVAMLFYLVGAVLVYQADHSFSFAGLGVAPPEALALIFLGLLTKGGIFVSGLWLPLTHSESETPVSAMMSGIVVKAGVYPLVRCALMVAEVDPIVRIFGVGTALLGVFYAVFEKDTKRMLAFHTVSQLGFILAAPVVGGFYALTHGLVKAALFLIAGSLPSRSFKELQHQAIALPIWIALVIASFSISGFPLLSGFGAKVLTAKNLLPWQAIAMNVAALGTAISFAKFIFLPRGGKADVRYGFWAAIILLIGGLFLANIAYYEVYTVENIIKPLATIGIGWLAYLLIFQHIVIKLPRVLEQFEHLIGVMSLILILLFWKGFAWLGI, encoded by the coding sequence ATGAGTACTATTACCATTATTTGGATTGCACTACCATTTTTTTTAGGTTTTATCATTTATCTCTTGCCCAAACTTGACAAATACCTTTCATTGTGCGTAGCTTTTGCTACTGTAGGATATGCGTTGCAGCTATTTGTTGAACCTTCACTGACACTAAAATTACTGGATAATTTCGGCGTTATTTTAACAGTTGATCAATTAAGTGGCTACTTTATCTTGACCAATGGCCTAGTTACGGCGGCGGTTATCCTCTATTGTTGGCAAAGCCATAAAACAGCTTTTTTTTATACACAACTGATCATTTTGCATGGTAGTGTCAACGCCGCGTTTGTCTGTGCGGATTTGATTAGTTTATACGTGGCATTAGAGGTGAGTGGGATTGCGGCGTTTTTGTTGATTGCTTATCCCCGGACTGATAGGTCAATTTGGGTTGGCTTACGCTATTTGTTTGTCAGCAACGTAGCCATGCTGTTTTATCTAGTGGGGGCGGTGCTGGTTTATCAGGCGGATCATTCGTTTAGTTTTGCAGGTTTAGGCGTAGCTCCACCCGAAGCACTGGCGCTGATATTTTTGGGACTCTTGACAAAAGGAGGGATTTTTGTATCGGGATTATGGCTACCGTTGACTCACTCCGAATCAGAAACACCAGTGTCAGCGATGATGTCAGGGATTGTGGTCAAAGCTGGGGTTTATCCACTAGTGCGGTGTGCGTTGATGGTGGCAGAAGTTGATCCCATTGTGAGAATTTTTGGCGTGGGGACGGCGCTGTTAGGAGTGTTCTATGCAGTCTTTGAAAAAGATACTAAGCGGATGCTGGCGTTTCACACAGTTTCCCAGTTAGGGTTTATCCTGGCGGCTCCGGTTGTTGGTGGTTTTTATGCACTCACACATGGACTAGTCAAAGCTGCCCTCTTTTTGATTGCCGGGAGCTTACCGAGCCGTAGCTTTAAAGAACTGCAACATCAAGCGATCGCTCTCCCTATTTGGATAGCCTTAGTTATAGCCAGTTTCTCGATTTCGGGCTTTCCTTTATTATCTGGCTTTGGAGCAAAGGTGTTGACAGCCAAGAATCTCTTACCTTGGCAAGCGATCGCCATGAATGTAGCAGCACTGGGAACAGCAATCTCCTTTGCCAAATTCATTTTTCTACCCCGTGGAGGAAAAGCAGATGTCCGCTATGGTTTCTGGGCAGCAATCATTTTGTTGATTGGTGGATTGTTTCTCGCCAATATTGCGTATTACGAAGTATATACTGTTGAAAATATCATCAAACCCTTAGCAACCATCGGCATTGGCTGGTTAGCTTACTTACTAATTTTTCAACATATAGTCATCAAGCTACCCCGTGTCCTGGAGCAATTTGAGCATCTAATTGGGGTGATGAGTCTGATTTTAATTCTGCTGTTCTGGAAGGGATTTGCATGGTTGGGTATCTAA
- a CDS encoding triacylglycerol lipase: MTSATSINPIVMLHGYSDTGKSFQTWITKFKERNYDVKIIHICKYISLSNEITIDDIAEGFDQALAQQLGEHQNFDAIVHSTGILVIRAWLAKYTTQGFYKLQHLIGLAPATFGSPIAHKGRSYLGAMFKGNREWGPDFLEAGTRVLDSLELGSKFIWDLAHKDLLGDTAFYGSDTNTPYVFTFCGTNQFFNFQLLNQLTIKATSKIDLPLDGTDGVVRWAGCELRTRKITIDFTKKQYQDRLHISPWKNDGIAPLVRIEGCNHANIMGNPSPELVEIIFQALKFTSTSPQDIHNWHQVALNILSPKSLANAREWQQFIIRAIDDNGEPIPDYYIELATTNNQHWRRIEDFGVNVHVYELDKSLRCFHVDITDVKNLENLQIRVVASSNSDYVRYCGYALNSQEDDLADLELDISDILKQKSINFFYPFTTTLVEIKLKRQTRDALVEFMLLGEESNSELEW, translated from the coding sequence ATGACAAGTGCAACATCCATAAACCCAATTGTCATGCTCCACGGTTACTCAGATACAGGGAAATCTTTTCAGACCTGGATCACAAAATTTAAAGAACGTAATTATGATGTCAAAATTATTCACATTTGTAAATATATATCACTCTCAAACGAAATTACAATTGACGATATTGCCGAAGGATTTGATCAAGCCTTAGCGCAACAATTAGGTGAACATCAAAATTTTGATGCGATCGTTCACTCAACTGGTATTTTAGTCATTCGTGCTTGGTTAGCAAAATATACAACTCAAGGATTCTACAAACTGCAACACTTAATTGGATTAGCGCCAGCTACCTTTGGTTCACCTATCGCCCATAAAGGACGCAGTTATTTAGGCGCAATGTTTAAAGGCAATCGAGAGTGGGGACCAGACTTTCTAGAAGCTGGGACTCGCGTGTTAGATTCTTTAGAATTAGGTAGCAAATTTATTTGGGATTTAGCCCATAAAGATTTGCTCGGAGATACAGCATTTTATGGTTCTGATACTAATACACCTTATGTATTTACTTTTTGTGGAACTAATCAATTTTTTAACTTTCAACTACTCAATCAATTAACAATCAAAGCTACAAGCAAAATTGATTTACCCTTGGATGGCACAGATGGTGTTGTGAGATGGGCAGGCTGTGAATTAAGAACCCGAAAAATCACCATAGATTTTACTAAAAAGCAATATCAAGATAGGTTACATATCTCTCCCTGGAAAAATGATGGAATTGCGCCGCTAGTACGAATTGAGGGTTGTAACCACGCCAATATTATGGGTAATCCCAGTCCAGAACTGGTAGAGATCATATTTCAGGCATTAAAATTTACATCTACATCGCCTCAAGATATTCATAATTGGCATCAAGTAGCCCTCAATATCCTATCGCCAAAAAGTTTAGCCAATGCCCGTGAATGGCAACAGTTTATCATTCGAGCTATAGATGATAATGGCGAGCCAATCCCAGATTATTATATTGAGTTAGCAACAACAAATAATCAACATTGGCGACGAATTGAAGATTTTGGTGTGAATGTTCATGTCTACGAACTAGATAAAAGTCTACGCTGTTTTCATGTAGACATTACAGATGTCAAGAATTTAGAGAATTTGCAGATACGTGTTGTAGCATCCTCCAACTCAGATTATGTCCGTTATTGTGGATATGCTCTCAATTCACAAGAGGATGATCTTGCTGATTTAGAACTGGATATTTCTGATATTTTGAAGCAGAAAAGTATCAACTTTTTCTATCCATTTACAACAACTTTAGTAGAGATCAAACTCAAGCGCCAAACAAGAGACGCATTAGTAGAATTTATGCTGTTGGGAGAAGAGAGTAACTCGGAATTAGAGTGGTAG
- a CDS encoding BON domain-containing protein has translation MKTLISLLVSSFLVVGAFGCQEAPSSNNGGTQAPIKQTSETSKTREKTNPGITTDTKAKTETKKTLTTPTEGNLKAAVTKKLELGIPGNKLVVENKDGEITLKGTARSEAELEKAKKLAKEVTGVKDVDVEAKVVPANKL, from the coding sequence ATGAAAACGCTAATTTCCCTATTAGTAAGTAGCTTTTTAGTAGTTGGTGCTTTTGGCTGCCAAGAAGCTCCTAGCAGTAATAATGGAGGGACTCAAGCACCTATTAAACAGACTTCGGAAACTAGTAAAACTAGAGAAAAAACAAACCCAGGAATTACTACAGATACTAAAGCTAAAACTGAAACCAAGAAAACTTTAACTACACCAACTGAAGGTAACTTAAAAGCGGCAGTTACTAAGAAGTTAGAGTTAGGTATCCCAGGTAATAAATTAGTAGTTGAAAATAAAGATGGAGAAATTACTCTCAAAGGTACAGCTCGTTCTGAAGCAGAACTGGAAAAAGCTAAGAAATTAGCTAAAGAAGTGACAGGTGTCAAGGATGTTGATGTAGAAGCTAAAGTTGTACCTGCCAACAAACTTTAA